The sequence below is a genomic window from Betaproteobacteria bacterium.
GGGAGCCCACATCGGAATTGCCGTAGCGGCGCCAGTCGCGGACCCAGTAGATGTTGTCGGCGACTTCCAGGAGGCCGATGGTCTCCCGGTCGCCGATGAGGATGCCCTGCACGCGCAGCCCGAGATCGGCCTTGCAGGCGTCCAGCCGGGCCGCCACCTCGCCGGTGGCGCCGAACTCGCCGTCGGAGGCGATGAGCAGGTCGGCCAGTTGCCAGCGAGTGTCTTCCAGCTTGGCGATGGCCTTTTCCAGGGGGCCGCAGATGTCGGTGCCGCCGCGGAAGGCCTGGCCGAGGAAGCGCATCAGGCGCTCGATGCCGCCGGCGTCCACCGCCAGCTCCAGTTCCACGACTTCATCGGGGCCGCCGAAGGCGAAGACGTGGCAGGCCCGCTTCTGGGAGTGGGCGGTGCGCACCGCCTCCAGCACCGTGGCCTTGGCCACCGCCTCGGCGCCCCCCTGCATGGAGCCGGAGGTATCGACGCAGATGAGGATCGGCCCCATCTCCAGGCGCTTGTCGGGCTGGGGTTCCGGGTTGGGGCGCCAGACCAGGGCTTCGTGGAAGAGCACTTCCTGCATGCGGTCGTCGTCTTCGTAGCAGAGCAGGGTACGTTCGGCGCGGCGGGCGTGCCATACCAGGCGCAGGCGCGGGTGGCCGAGGAGGACCGATTCCGCCGGCAGCATACGGGCGATGCGGTCGGAGCGGACGATGGCCCGCGTCTCGCCGGGCAGGTCGGGCACCCGCACGGTGCGGCTCTCCGGACGCTGGGCGATGGCCTGTTCCATGACCTGGACGGTGGCCTGGCTGGCCTCGTCCAGCATGTCGATCTGGCGGGCGCGGCCGAGGCGGCGAATGATGGCGGCCAGCTCCGGCAGGCGCTCCAGGAGTTTGCGGATGCGCATCACGTCCTGCCAGCCTTCGGAGCGCAAGAGGCCGCGGATGAGATCCCAGCGGGTGTGCTTGCCGCCATCCGGCAACAGGCCGAAGACCTCCTTCAGCTCGTCCATTTCGTCGCAACGTTCCTGCCAGTCCGCGGCGAAGGCGGCGAGGGCCGTGGCGCGGGCTTCTGCCGCCGTGGAGCCGCGATCCTGGTAATCGACGATGAAGTCGAGGTGGAAGAGGAGGCTCATCAGCACCGTGTCGGCCAGTTCCTGCTGGCCCTCGCAGTAGCCGGCCAGTTCCAGGTCGGCCATGGTGGCGGCCAGACTGCCCACCAGGTCGGGGCCTGGCCAGGGCCAGTCGGCGGCCGGCGGCAGGACGCCGTCCATCAGGGCGCGGCGCAGGCCGGCGAGCGCCTCGAGGCGCGGTTCGAGGGTGCCTTCGGCATTGGTCAGGCCGCCCAGCCAGAGGTTGCGCGCCAGGGCGTCGAGAGCCGCGAGGCGCGCCTCCTGGGCTTCGAACAGGAGGGGGCGGGCGGCTTCCGGTTTCACGGGGTGTCGAGGGGTTCGACAGCGACTGGCTCGGGTGTCTGGCCGTCGTCCTCGGGCAGTCGTGGCAGAGACTCGAAGCCAACGCGGGCGGCCAGGGCCCGCTCCCGTAGCCCGGCGATGGCTTCGGCGGTGGCGGCGAGATGGCCGTCCACCCGCTCGGCCAGGGCGTCGTCCAGCCACAGGCTGCCGGCCCGGTAGGCGGCCAGGTCGCCGCGCTGGGCGGCGAGTTCGGCGACATAGGTGGCGATGCGGGCCAGGAGA
It includes:
- a CDS encoding VWA domain-containing protein; the encoded protein is MKPEAARPLLFEAQEARLAALDALARNLWLGGLTNAEGTLEPRLEALAGLRRALMDGVLPPAADWPWPGPDLVGSLAATMADLELAGYCEGQQELADTVLMSLLFHLDFIVDYQDRGSTAAEARATALAAFAADWQERCDEMDELKEVFGLLPDGGKHTRWDLIRGLLRSEGWQDVMRIRKLLERLPELAAIIRRLGRARQIDMLDEASQATVQVMEQAIAQRPESRTVRVPDLPGETRAIVRSDRIARMLPAESVLLGHPRLRLVWHARRAERTLLCYEDDDRMQEVLFHEALVWRPNPEPQPDKRLEMGPILICVDTSGSMQGGAEAVAKATVLEAVRTAHSQKRACHVFAFGGPDEVVELELAVDAGGIERLMRFLGQAFRGGTDICGPLEKAIAKLEDTRWQLADLLIASDGEFGATGEVAARLDACKADLGLRVQGILIGDRETIGLLEVADNIYWVRDWRRYGNSDVGSPVHSKSLTAMYFPGALRSPENKAGTVSAETASEAVRAALHRGEYKPKDSS